From the genome of Staphylococcus haemolyticus, one region includes:
- a CDS encoding fumarylacetoacetate hydrolase family protein, which produces MKFLSFNYKDAESYGVKVKREDAVWDLKKVFAEFGEGDFHPQTLLEGLQQNQTLDFQEQVRKAVVAAEDSGKADEFKIAFNDIEFLPPVTPPNNVIAFGRNYQDHASELNHEVQRLYVFTKAASSLTGDESTIPNHKDITDQLDYEGELGIVIGKSGEKIPKALALDYIYGYTIINDITDRKAQNEQDQAFLSKSLTGGCPMGPYIVTKDELPTPENVNIVTKVNNDIRQDGNTSQMINKIDDLIEEISKYVALHPGDIIATGTPAGVGAGLQPPQFLQPGDEVKVTIDNIGTLTTYIAKD; this is translated from the coding sequence ATGAAATTTCTATCATTCAATTATAAAGACGCTGAATCTTACGGCGTAAAAGTTAAGCGTGAAGACGCAGTTTGGGATCTTAAAAAGGTATTTGCGGAATTTGGAGAAGGTGATTTCCACCCTCAAACATTATTAGAGGGATTACAACAAAACCAAACATTAGATTTCCAAGAACAAGTACGTAAAGCAGTTGTAGCGGCTGAAGATAGTGGTAAAGCAGATGAATTCAAAATCGCCTTTAATGACATTGAATTCTTACCACCAGTTACACCACCAAATAATGTTATTGCATTCGGTCGTAATTACCAAGATCACGCAAGTGAATTAAATCATGAGGTACAACGATTATACGTATTTACCAAAGCAGCATCATCATTAACAGGTGATGAATCAACAATTCCAAATCATAAAGATATCACTGATCAATTAGATTACGAAGGTGAATTAGGTATCGTAATCGGTAAATCTGGAGAAAAAATTCCGAAAGCATTAGCATTAGACTACATCTACGGATATACAATTATTAATGATATTACTGATCGTAAGGCGCAAAATGAACAAGATCAGGCATTTCTATCTAAAAGTTTGACAGGTGGTTGCCCAATGGGACCTTATATTGTAACTAAGGATGAGTTACCAACACCTGAAAATGTTAATATCGTAACTAAAGTTAATAATGATATTCGTCAAGATGGTAATACAAGTCAAATGATTAATAAAATTGATGATTTAATTGAAGAAATTTCTAAATATGTAGCATTACATCCAGGAGATATCATTGCTACTGGCACACCAGCTGGAGTAGGTGCAGGTTTACAACCGCCTCAGTTCTTGCAACCTGGTGATGAAGTAAAAGTTACTATTGATAATATTGGTACATTAACTACTTATATTGCTAAAGATTAA
- a CDS encoding YisL family protein translates to MLHMHIASWALTIILYVIAFLHISKSQGPTPMFKPLQMALRVFMLLTLFSGFWLLIQEFMAASHGGGGNHMLLTLKMLCGIAVVALMEVSIAKRKKHEASHGLFWATIILIIITMSLGIILPWGPISSLFGIS, encoded by the coding sequence TTGTTACATATGCATATTGCAAGTTGGGCGTTGACAATTATTTTATATGTAATTGCATTTTTACATATTTCAAAATCACAAGGTCCTACACCTATGTTTAAACCATTACAAATGGCATTAAGAGTCTTTATGTTACTCACTTTATTCTCAGGGTTCTGGTTGTTAATTCAAGAATTCATGGCTGCTAGCCATGGTGGTGGAGGCAACCATATGTTGTTAACATTGAAGATGCTTTGTGGTATAGCGGTAGTTGCACTAATGGAAGTATCTATTGCTAAACGCAAGAAACACGAAGCAAGTCATGGTTTATTCTGGGCAACAATTATTTTAATAATTATTACTATGTCGTTAGGTATCATCCTACCATGGGGTCCAATTAGTAGCCTTTTTGGAATTAGTTAA